The following coding sequences are from one Bradyrhizobium sp. WSM471 window:
- a CDS encoding isovaleryl-CoA dehydrogenase: MNIPSIDFDLGEDISMLRDTLRAFVEAEIAPRAADIEKANLFPADLWKRLGDLGLLGMTAPEQYGGSNMGYLAHIVAMEEISRGSAAVALSYGAHSNLCVNQIRRNGNDAQRERYLPKLISGEYVGALAMSEPGAGSDVVSMKLRADKRGDRYVLNGSKMWITNGGDADVLVVYAKTDPEAGPRGMTAFLVEKGTKGFSHGQHLDKLGMRGSNTYPLFFDECEVPEENVLGKVGEGVKVLMSGLDYERTVLSGGPLGIMAACMDAVVPYMHERKQFGQPIGDFQLMQGKLADMYATWQATRAYVYAVGRACDRADHARSLRKDAAAAILYSAEKATWMAGEAIQALGGVGYTSEFPVGRLWRDAKLYEIGAGTSEVRRMLIGRELMAETA, encoded by the coding sequence TTGAATATCCCGAGCATCGATTTCGATCTGGGCGAAGACATCAGCATGCTGCGCGACACGCTGCGCGCCTTCGTGGAGGCGGAGATCGCCCCGCGTGCCGCCGATATCGAGAAAGCCAATCTATTCCCGGCGGACCTGTGGAAGCGCCTCGGCGACCTCGGCCTGCTCGGCATGACCGCGCCGGAGCAATATGGCGGCTCCAACATGGGTTATCTCGCCCATATCGTCGCGATGGAGGAGATTTCGCGCGGCTCGGCCGCGGTCGCGCTCTCCTACGGCGCCCACTCAAATCTCTGCGTCAACCAGATCCGCCGCAACGGCAATGATGCGCAGCGCGAGCGCTATCTGCCAAAGCTGATCTCCGGCGAGTATGTCGGCGCGCTCGCGATGTCCGAGCCCGGCGCCGGCTCAGACGTCGTCTCGATGAAGCTGCGCGCCGACAAGCGCGGCGACCGTTATGTGCTCAACGGCTCGAAGATGTGGATCACCAATGGCGGAGATGCCGACGTGCTGGTGGTCTATGCCAAGACCGATCCGGAAGCGGGTCCACGCGGCATGACCGCCTTCCTGGTCGAGAAGGGGACGAAGGGCTTCAGCCACGGCCAGCATCTCGACAAGCTCGGCATGCGCGGCTCCAACACGTATCCGCTGTTCTTCGACGAATGCGAGGTGCCGGAGGAGAACGTGCTTGGCAAGGTGGGCGAGGGCGTCAAGGTGCTGATGTCCGGGCTTGACTATGAGCGCACGGTGCTCTCGGGCGGCCCACTCGGGATCATGGCGGCCTGCATGGACGCGGTGGTGCCCTACATGCACGAGCGCAAGCAGTTTGGGCAGCCGATCGGCGACTTCCAGCTCATGCAGGGCAAGCTCGCCGACATGTACGCGACCTGGCAGGCTACGCGCGCCTATGTCTATGCGGTGGGGCGTGCCTGCGACCGCGCCGATCACGCGCGCAGCTTGCGCAAGGACGCCGCCGCTGCGATCCTCTATTCAGCGGAGAAGGCGACCTGGATGGCGGGCGAGGCGATCCAGGCGTTGGGCGGGGTCGGCTACACATCCGAATTTCCGGTCGGACGTCTGTGGCGCGATGCCAAGCTCTATGAGATCGGCGCCGGCACCTCGGAGGTCCGGCGCATGCTGATCGGGCGCGAATTGATGGCCGAGACGGCTTAA